A window of the Vespa crabro chromosome 8, iyVesCrab1.2, whole genome shotgun sequence genome harbors these coding sequences:
- the LOC124425939 gene encoding integrator complex subunit 11, translated as MPEIKVTPLGAGQDVGRSCILVSMGGKNIMLDCGMHMGFNDERRFPDFSYIVPEGPATGYIDCVIISHFHLDHCGALPYFTEMVGYTGPIYMTHPTKAIAPILLEDMRKVAVERKGESNFFTSQMIKDCMKKVIAVTLHQSVMVDSELEIKAYYAGHVLGAAMFWVRVGSQSIVYTGDYNMTPDRHLGAAWIDKCRPDLLISESTYATTIRDSKRCRERDFLKKVHECIDRGGKVLIPVFALGRAQELCILLETYWERMNLKVPVYFALGLTEKANNYYKMFITWTNQKIKKTFVQRNMFDFKHIKPFDKAYIDNPGAMVVFATPGMLHAGLSLQIFKKWAPNEANMVIMPGFCVQGTIGHKVLNGARRIEFENRQIVEVKMAVEYMSFSAHADAKGIMQLIQYCEPKNVMLVHGEFAKMEFLKEKIKQEFGTNCYNPANGETHVITTTSKVPVDASLALLKAEAKRYSALPPDPKRRRLLHSVLMLREDGVCLVDADEVAKAAGITKHVVRFTSTVQVRDPGPAHSTTLKLLQPLKERLSGWTVQLTDGSISVESVLVKVEGDEDEQKSVYVSWTNQDEDLGSYILGFLQTMLN; from the exons ATGCCAGAAATTAAAGTAACGCCATTAGGGGCAGGTCAAGATGTTGGCAGGAGTTGTATTCTTGTGTCAATGGGAGGAAAAAATATCATGTTAGATTGCGGCATGCATATGGGATTCAATGATGAAAGACGATTCCCTGATTTCTCATATATTGTACCAGAAGGTCCTGCAACCGGTTACATAGattgtgttattatttcaCATTTTCATTTAGATCATTGTGGAGCACTTCCATATTTTACAGAAATG gTAGGTTATACAGGACCAATATATATGACCCACCCTACAAAAGCTATTGCTCCTATACTTTTAGAAGACATGAGAAAAGTAGCTGTAGAACGTAAAGGAGAAAGTAACTTTTTCACATCCCAAATGATAAAAGATTGTATGAAAAAAGTTATTGCCGTTACTCTTCATCAATCTGTTATGGTGGATTccgaattagaaataaaagcaTATTATGCAGGACATGTTCTTGGTGCTGCTATGTTCTGGGTACGTGTAGGATCTCAATCTATTGTATATACAGGAGATTACAACATGACACCAGATCGTCATTTGGGTGCAGCATGGATAGATAAATGCAGACctgatttattaatatcagaaTCTACATATGCTACAACAATTAGAGATTCCAAAAGATGTAGAGAAAGGGATTTTTTAAAGAAG GTCCATGAATGCATAGATAGAGGTGGAAAAGTTCTAATTCCTGTCTTTGCTTTGGGTAGAGCTCAAGAACTTTGCATATTACTTGAAACATATTGGGAAAGAATGAATCTAAAGGTTCCAGTTTATTTTGCTTTGGGTTTAACTGAAAAGgcaaacaattattataaaatgtttattactTGGACtaatcaaaagataaaaaagactTTTGTACAACGGAATATGTTTGATTTTAAACATATAAAGCCATTTGACAAAGCATACATTGATAATCCAGGAGCAATGGTTGTATTTGCAACACCAGGAATGTTACATGCTGGTTTATCTttacaaattttcaaaaaatggGCACCAAACGAAGCTAATATGGTTATCATGCCTGGATTTTGCGTACAAGGTACAATTGGACATAAAGTCTTAAATGGAGCACGTAGAATAGAATTTGAAAATCGTCAAATCGTCGAGGTGAAAATGGCTGTGGAGTATATGTCTTTTTCCGCACATGCTGATGCAAAAGGAATCATGCAGTTGATACAATACTGCGAACCTAAAAATGTTATGTTAGTGCATGGCGAATTTGCTAAGATggaatttttaaaagagaaaattaagcAAGAATTTGGTACAAATTGCTATAATCCTGCTAATGGAGAAACACATGTTATTACAACTACTTCGAAAGTTCCAGTAGATGCTTCGCTTGCTTTACTAAAAGCAGAAGCAAAGAGATATTCAGCTTTGCCACCAGATCCTAAAAGGCGGAGATTATTACATAGTGTCTTAATGTTAAGAGAGGATGGAGTTTGCCTTGTGGATGCAGAtgaa GTGGCTAAAGCAGCAGGTATAACTAAACATGTTGTACGATTTACTTCTACCGTTCAAGTTCGAGATCCTGGACCTGCACATTCCACTACTTTGAAATTGTTACAACCTCTTAAAGAAAGATTATCAGGTTGGACAGTACAATTAACAGATGGATCAATATCAGTAGAATCGGTCTTAGTTAAAGTAGAAGGCGATGAAGATGAGCAAAAAAGTGTTTATGTTTCCTGGACTAATCAGGATGAAGATTTAGGAAGTTATATATTAGGATTTTTGCAAACTATGTTAAATTGA